TTGATGGGCATCACGCAAGACTAGCTCGGTTAAGGCCAGTGGCTTAGACATGGTAACTCCTGAATGATTTGTTTAATTAATTTTTATTGGCTTGACGATGAGTATGAACAGCAGCGGTGATAGCAGCAACAACATTACCATCGACACCAGCTTGAACCGCTTTTCTACGAGGTGCAGCATACTGAGGTGCGGCTTCGCCCGGAAATGCTTCACAAAACTTTGCAATTAGGTGAATTCCAACGATTAACAATGCCAGGAATGAAAAAACAAATACCATTCCTATTAGCATCAGTGAGCCGGCTTCAAGCAGCAAACTGCTAACTGATTCTGTTTCCATGGTGAACCCTTCAAAAATTTCGTTGTGAATAAGTATCATGCGAGGGTATAAAACACAACAAAAAAGCAAGCAAAATGCATATGCAATCACACTTTATGCTAATAAAAAGCAATAAAATAACTATTTATGCTAAGTGAATGGATATATTTTCACAAAATGTAATTAATGAACTCCTGTGGTTTACGTGAAATCCATATCAAGTTGTTTAGCGAAATATTTAGCGTGCATAGCAACAAGGTCTAACTGGAAGTCGTTTTTCTCTTGAGGAGTATAAGAAGATACATTAACCGAACGTCCTTCTTTATCAATCGCCATGAAGGAGATGAGGCAGGGATTGGGGACTAATGTGTATCGTTGAGTTGAAGCGAATTGTGCAGATTCGTAAAAGAATAGAAATTTGATATGCGGAAACAAAAATGCGGAAATAAAAAAACCCACCAGATGGTGGGTTTTCTTATATGGCGCGTGTGGAAGGATTCGAACCTCCGACCGCCTGGTTCGTAGCCAGGTACTCTATCCAGCTGAGCTACACACGCGTAAACTTTTTTACTTTAAGGTATTATCCCCAAAGGTGACGCATTTAAAAGAAGTGGCGCGTGTGGAAGGATTCGAACCTCCGACCGCCTGGTTCGTAGCCAGGTACTCTATCCAGCTGAGCTACACACGCGCAATAAAACTTTTGTTGACCGTCACACCATCAACGAACAATGGCGGAGAGGGAGGGATTCGAACCCTCGATACCAGTATTAGGTATGGTTCCTTAGCAGGGAACTGGTTTCAGCCACTCACCCACCTCTCCTTAAGTGGTGCCGCATTTTACGGATTCACCGGCCGGAGTCAAACCTTTTTTAGATAAAAATGTTCACTCGCTGTCATTTTGTACGATTCGTACAAAAAACCTGTATTTTGGTTAGGTTATAATCAAATTTTAGCGGGTTAATTTAGGAATGCACGTCTTAGTGCAAAATGAACTTTTATAATAAATATCGAAAAATACCTAAATTTTTTTAAATTAATTTAAAAAAATCCCTATAAACAAAAAAGGCCAGCATAAGCTGACCGATTTTTGTGCAGAGAGTGATTACTCAGCCGTTCCAGGTTGTCCACCTTTCTCAGCTTGAATTCTCATGTAAATCTCTTCACGGTGCACAGAAACTTCTTTTGGTGCATTAACACCAATTCGGACCTGATTCCCTTTAACACCCAGAACAGTGACAGTTACATCATCACCAACCATAAGTGTTTCACCAACTCGACGAGTCAAAATAAGCATTCGATTGCTCCTGTTCCTTAATACTGAACATTTCCTTAATTACTCCGCCACTTATCGGCACGACCCGACAGTAGCAACAGTGGTTCCATGTTTCTGTGTCACTTCAAAAACTCACTGCAAGTTTCAGATTTGATTATAGCTTATCTTCTAACCAAGCGTTAACTGAATCTAACGCTGTACCTAGACACTCTGGCTTATCGCCACCTGCTTGAGCCATATCTGGGCGACCACCACCCTTTCCGCCAACTTGCGCAGCGATAAAGTTAACCAGTTCACCTGCTTTCACTTTACCGGTAAGGTTTTTAGTCACGCCAGTGATAAGATTGACCTTATCTTCACTTGCTACACCAAGTACTACGATGCCTTCGCCAATTCGGTTTTTAATATCATCCATCATTGAACGTAGAGATTTCGCTTCAACACCTTCCAACTTAGCAATAAGTACTTTCACACCATTTATTTCAATTGCATTACTAAGCATATCAGCACCTTGCTGACTCGCCAGTTTTTGTGTGGCAGAAGTGAGTGATTTCTCTAGTTCTTTAGTATGAGTTTGTACTGCGACTACCCGTTCAACCAAGTTTTGCGTATCGGTTTTTAACAAACTAGACAGCTCTGCCAGCGTTGCTTGCTGGTCTTGAACATAATGTAGCGCCTGCTCACCAGTAATGGCTTCTATACGGCGCACACCTGATGCTATACCCGCTTCGCTGGTAATTTTGAATAAACCAATATCGCCAGTTCGGTTAACATGCGTTCCACCACATAGTTCTACAGAGAAAGGCCCCATAGTGACTACACGTACTTTCTCGTCGTACTTTTCACCGAACAACGCCATTGCCCCTGATGCTTTGGCTTCATCTAAATCCATCAGTTGGGTTTTCAACGCATGGTTTGCACGAATTTCTTCGTTAACTCTGCGCTCAACCTGAATAAGCTGAGCGGGTGTTACTGCTTCAAAGTGAGAGAAGTCGAAACGCATACGCTGCGCTTCTACTAATGAACCTTTTTGCGTGACATGATCACCTAACGTCTCGCGAAGGGCTGCGTGAAGTAAGTGTGTAGCACTGTGATTCTTCTTCACAGCATCACGGTTTGTGTTATCAATGGCAGACGTTACACGCTCACCTTTGGTAATGGTGCCCTTCACTTTCCCTTTGTGGGCAAAAGCATTGCCCATTTTTTGAGTGTCGGTAACGATAAACTCGCCATTCGCAACACGCAGTACCCCTTTATCACCAGACTGGCCACCGCTTTCTGCGTAGAAAGGCGTTTGATCTAAAACCACAACCCCTTCTTGACCGTCTTCTAAACGCTCACAAAACGCATTATCGGCAATAAGCTCTACAATATTTGCTTCGCCTTCAACATCACTGTAACCGGTGAAGGATGTCGCATGGTCTACAGTCAGCGTATTGTTATAATCGGCACCAAAGTTACTGGCTTGTTGCGCACGGGCGCGCTGTGCCTGCATTGCACTTTCAAACCCATCTACATCAATTTTTAAATCGTGCTCACGGGCAACATCGTTAGTTAAATCTGTGGGGAAACCGTAAGTATCATAAAGCT
The nucleotide sequence above comes from Alteromonas naphthalenivorans. Encoded proteins:
- a CDS encoding OadG family protein; translated protein: METESVSSLLLEAGSLMLIGMVFVFSFLALLIVGIHLIAKFCEAFPGEAAPQYAAPRRKAVQAGVDGNVVAAITAAVHTHRQANKN
- the alaS gene encoding alanine--tRNA ligase, with translation MTLSTADLRQKFKDYFQSHGHQPVASSSLVPADDPTLLFTNAGMNQFKDTFLGAEKRSYTRAVSSQRCVRAGGKHNDLENVGYTARHHTFFEMLGNFSFGDYFKKEAIEFAWNFLTKEIGLPKEKLLVTVYSEDEEAFDIWENHIGVPKEKIIRISTSDNFWSMGDTGPCGPCSEIFYDHGAHIWGGPPGTPEEDGDRFIEIWNLVFMQYNKQADGTMEPLPKPSIDTGMGLERISAILQNVHSNYEIDLFQNLIQAAATIVGSEDLENKSLRVIADHIRSCSFLICDGVMPSNEGRGYVLRRIIRRAVRHGYQLGASDIFFYKLASALSKEMGEAYPELVDQLPVVEKVLRVEEEQFSKTLARGMAMLNDTLETLEGDTIPGDVVFKLYDTYGFPTDLTNDVAREHDLKIDVDGFESAMQAQRARAQQASNFGADYNNTLTVDHATSFTGYSDVEGEANIVELIADNAFCERLEDGQEGVVVLDQTPFYAESGGQSGDKGVLRVANGEFIVTDTQKMGNAFAHKGKVKGTITKGERVTSAIDNTNRDAVKKNHSATHLLHAALRETLGDHVTQKGSLVEAQRMRFDFSHFEAVTPAQLIQVERRVNEEIRANHALKTQLMDLDEAKASGAMALFGEKYDEKVRVVTMGPFSVELCGGTHVNRTGDIGLFKITSEAGIASGVRRIEAITGEQALHYVQDQQATLAELSSLLKTDTQNLVERVVAVQTHTKELEKSLTSATQKLASQQGADMLSNAIEINGVKVLIAKLEGVEAKSLRSMMDDIKNRIGEGIVVLGVASEDKVNLITGVTKNLTGKVKAGELVNFIAAQVGGKGGGRPDMAQAGGDKPECLGTALDSVNAWLEDKL
- the csrA gene encoding carbon storage regulator CsrA; the protein is MLILTRRVGETLMVGDDVTVTVLGVKGNQVRIGVNAPKEVSVHREEIYMRIQAEKGGQPGTAE